AACTCTtatgaaaagtattgaaatgaTGGATCTCTGTTGATTGTCTGtaatctgattaattttttatgattttactttgaaataaacaaaattacaataatttaatatttttttcaaatttttcatcacgATTATTTactgataatttttcatttacctatttttttatacactttgagtatttttaatggaataaaaaaataaaaatataatcagcacTTTTTCATTGTTGACTAGTAAAAAATTCCTGACTTACCGACATTATACGCTCGTTTCACTTACAGACTACTGTGCATCTACCACCGAGTTACggttttttgataatttatatgttttcgaATGACTGTCAAATGACAGACGATCGATCGATGATCTAAGATTTTTACTTAGGGAAAAAATCGGAGAAGTcatgtaaaaatttggttttttgaaGAGTAAAGTATGATAactatacagaataaaaatcataaagtaacagtgaaaaactttcacaatGATACTCGTTGTTCACTGTCAAATGACGGCCGTTCGATAGTCAAGTGACGGTCATTCGACGATCATTTGTTGACACTGTGAATTCACGGTACATTCACCGTCGTTTCACGATCATTTTACCGTGACCACGAATCCGCCAGGGAAGCGACATATTGATATGCTGTTGAAAAAATactaagaaaatataattttttataacttcaaaattttgcaTCCCATCGTTTTTGAAGTAAAATGTTATCTTATTGTATCCAAAAAACTACTCCGAATGCCTCGAGCCGCATGAGAGTCGGTTGTTTATAGTTCGAAAAATATtgcaattcaaaattttgaagaatgaTGCTTTTGAAATGCACGATAACTATAACTTTGGGGTTGGAAATTTCTTAAGAGTTTTCGAGTTAATAAATATAGCAGGAAGTTCCAGGGATGGCCaacagggtcaaccgtttttatgatttttttaattaagaaatatattttggtATCGATGTCAACTTTCAATGGAATCTCTGAACTCTGGTTAGAGGTTTACAGAATAATCCCTTGATTTCAACTTAATTCGAACCATGATCTACCGTACACATTCAATCCTTTGTCCATCGCACTCACGTATGACCTTTGAATAAAGAGCATCAGGGTTAATTAGTTCACACAATTACGCAGCTACTAAATTTGCTAACTTCAAAAGCATtcaatatataacttttattataaaatgcaAATTctaatatcataattatttgatttactTGAAATAACAAATCATAAAACTTacatgtttattaattaacagcCATAGTTTGCATACTTTTGGATAAACTATAAATTCAAGTACAGTCGAGTTTCGTTATAAGTCCTATTAGTGTATCTCTCATATTAACGCGAGAttggttgaaaaaaaaaaaagaaaacaaatagGATTCATAAAGAGACTCgtctataatttaaaattcaaattaattagaaataatgGAATTAagactaagaaaaaattcaaaacgacaataaaatttaaataatttaattgattttattcaagctaagattgaaaaaaatgtcgGGATCTCAAATCAAATGCCAATGCCGCTCTTTTAGCTGCACATTTGCTGCCGTAAAATCGTGGATTACTGAATTACGGAAAAATGTTGCAGGGTCAATGTATGAGTACCGTGGTATTGGTTATCGTAGGAAATAAGAATACCGTacaattatcttttatttgttatatttaCTAGTTGTTTACAATCTATTTTTAGCAATcggataatttaaataacttaaattctcaataaaaattatttagaaactTAAACAAACAAAGTAAAATAgtgaacaattattaaaaataacacaaatGATTTATACCCTTATGCCCCGTACTGTTTCTTGTGTtgtctataaataattaaatagctGTAGGATATACGGCGTAAAAATTTACCTTTAGTTTACGATGAAAATATCAATcatatgataatgataatgacaaTTAATATTGATACGACAAGACAATGCCTGACGTCTTTGTTCGATgttatattaatgaataaatcttatgaataatatacgactgttatttttatttttttcatcgcAATAACAACTTATTCTTATACATTGAATAAacgaaaggaaaaaataaatatatgttatttgCATTCGATATTTTTGCTACTTTTATATGGGAGGGAGAAGTGTCCATATTTTcacataatttataatttgttcaGGTTTGTAAATATCTATAATGTTTTAGATTTAGGTTCAACTTTTGGGACTTTAGTGAAATAGAGCAATCCTAACCATTcattattttcgaaaaattaatctgtaattattaaaataaaacaaaaatattattaaaaatttacgtaAAAGTACGTCATTTATACTTTACTTTTCCCAATAATTATGAGAAAACACGTCTTGGATCTTGTAATGCAAAGAATTTACTTATTCGATgctacacatacatacatacatacatacatacatacatacatacatacatacatacatacatacatacatacatacatatatacatatgtacatACATACGGACATAGTGACATCCTCGGGAAAATGGTCGAAATCGCTTTCTAGGATCTCAAAACgtggagatctgatgaaatctcgattttcgaaaattggggtgaaatcaataacttcccgatttttggaaatcattgattttcttagcgggaagttaaaaataaaaaaaaagaacaccTATCGTTTAATAAGTTTAGATTTAAtcgtaaataaatagaatattactaaacgttttattattcatgaaaaaatatttagagtgaaaaaattaattcatagcGGAATGATTTGAAAgctattatttgaattttatcttttttaaaattttttagttattgtatgaaaaattaaattatctatcgaagagcgagcgcttttttttgaacattttcatttatttatgcataaaatgctttttgaaatttcattttttgtacAAGTGTGACAGAGATCCTTCCGTTTGTCCATTTAtccagaaaaaatatttcttaaagacTTCTCCATTGAAAGTTCTCAAAAATAAGGTCGTTACGATGCCATAGTTGGATGTCTTATAGACGTTTTAAAGACGTCTTTAAAAACCTTCATCAAGAAGTCTGTCTGACTTGTATGTTGGCTGAGACATCAGAAACATTTAACGAGCATTCAGCTTTTAGTGACATAGCAGTTAGTAGGCTCCTTCCtgaaaaataagtatataaaaaactttCATAATTAGGGTGTATATACATTCAGTGGAAATAAATAGCGTAACATATTTTATCTTACTTTTATCATCTTTATTGCGGTTCATTACTAGTTTCCAATCAATcatattttcctttttctgTTCAagtaatgaagaaataaaaatttttaaaatctttaactaaaggttttattaaaaattttcatttttcaaattcagcaatttaaaaaaaggcGGGATCATAGATGGAGTGAGCAgcatatttttttccattttattacattaaatccattaaatttattacataaaaatagaattatagGCTGATTGAATTAATAGTTAcgtgaatgttttttttttctctataaaGTACTAACTAATTATAccaagtataaataaatgcatAGGTAGtcataaattgtattattgtattttacGTCCGTGAGATTGCGTTTCCTGCACATGGATgagtatacaaaatatatatacctACATGcatacaaaaaatatgcaatGTGTTGACTCATGTCTAGAAGTTTTGTATACACATGTACAGTGCAGATAAATGACGATACTTTTTAATCTATGTATATactgttaattattaaaaaaataaatataattgggTAATCAGAAAACTTAGCATAAACAAATGTCGAGCTCAGAGTTTATTGCTACAGACACAATTGACGGTGTCTGGCCTTTTTTGCAAAGtgtaagtattttaattattttctattattattttcattattaattattggaatgtttttttttttttttattatcataattatctcCGATTTCATCGTacacttattattataaatgcttttttgcataattaatttatcaaggttaaaaaatttaagttatactgtaattttttaattttaaatatttttttgacattaaaaaatttaaaaagacaaaaatttttcatcttcttatttgtttatttcttTATGATTGACTTGCTTACAATGAATCGAATATTCGATTATTTtgtaatactaaaaataacagGTAGCAGCAATAATCCGGTTTTTAACAtcttatcataaaattatttcaaaaatatgaaaattttttatttcttataatgGAATGTTGTGATTTTCTTTGAttgattttacattatttgatttcaaaatattaaaaattattatacgtTTGATATTTTCACTGTAATAAGTCATAAGTTTATTAATTCTCATCATAAAAgtacttttgtttttatttaacacttaaaataatatgaatgaaAGTTCTATAATTATATCTTTTACAATTCAGAAATaaagcaataatttttttaatgataattatatttttttcccaataattatttacacgattaatatttatcataattctaattcaattaataacaatttatctTAACATATTCAGATTGAATGGAAAGATCCATGGCTAGCAATTTTATTAGCGTTTCATGTCGCCGTAACAATGACTGCCTTGATGACCAGAAATCACGCTAACTTCCAgattatattatttctaattctTCGTAAgtactttattaattaaatacctGACTACATATTAACGTAAtgttacttaaattaaatgttcAATTTACCCtcaatgttttttaataaacttgaaTATGAATTCCTTTAATTATTGCAGTACTCTTAGTCTATTTCTCAGAAAGCATAAATGAAGTTGCTGCCAGTAAATGGATGTAAGTACTATATCCGAAATCGATTCTTGAAATACGGAcataactttattttacttttatattaataaaacttctttttatttcAGGTTATTTTCAAAACAACAATACTTTGATTCTAAAGGCCTTTTTATATCTATAGTATTTTCTGTTCCAATATTAATGAACTGTATGATAATGGTAGTAAGTATACAACAAACTTTCAAGTTGAACGAGaaggataatttatttattctatagtgcatatttattaaaatcaattttagtaaaaaatatactgccagctcataaaaaaattattaataaaatagatttcAACTCTTCTGTTTAATCATTCGCACGTTATttgaatcaatttaaaaattcaactttttttctataattgcTGGTCTAAATtggtgtaaaaaaataatttcatcaacaaagtttttttttttctaaaattagcttcgtctataattaaaaattatgatctTGCCtacaaaaattgataattgataattgttaaagggtagaagtaccgtttgtggATACTATACCGTTTTTGGACATCTGATATccaaattattgtataaataatttatgaaggTAATAATAGCATCATAAATTCTGTTTTTATGAATGTAAGCGttcaaaaattctatgaaaatattattttaacattacAATTTTCTACATAATCATAGAATTATGAATGCATAATCATTGAATCTAAGTGTCCAAAACCGGTGGTTCTACCCTATAATCTATTAGTGAAAGTTAAGGTGCCTGGTTCCATTTATTTCAGCCTGCCAAGATATTTTCAGTAGTTTTTAAGCTGTTATTgctgaattataaataataattcaagtttattctgttttatttattaattaatttttttaggcaAGTTGGCTTTACCAATCCAGTCAATTaacaacaaatttaaaaagagCTCAACTTCGACAGCGAGCCAAGATTCGCCAAACTATTGAAAGCCCGCCTACCACGACCAACAAGTCAAAGGACGAATAATTATGATTTCTAGTCAAAAGTAATTGattacttattaaaataattatttaaatttcaaatattatcatttaataGACAGCGGATTTTACCAACAAGAAAACGTGATTTATTAAGCGTTGACCATCggaaatattaattgaaaaaaaaaattcattttatattatataagcTTTATTTTAGAATACTAAAATACGTTACTATTTTTAAGTTGCGTTATCTTATTATTAATCTACGCGAAAAGAATATATATCATAGGTTATAATAGTaagattaatttaagaatgaaaaaaaaaaaaaacgtgacttattagttattaattggCACTAAAATCTAGTATGGTACGTAAAAATAGTTTTGTACATTTTTGTCAAGATCGTTGATgcgtaatatttataaatttaaaatcatagatgattattatttgtgatattttttaaattaagttattaattttattgtaaattttagtaCAGTATTTGTTGGTTCAAATTTATCGACTTGacgtcaaaaattattttgtaggTTTTTTAGCTTCTcgctatgaaaatcaatgattttcaaaTCTGGGAAGTTGTTGGTTTCACCCCAATTGTCGAAAATCAACTTCTCATCAGATATCCAGATTTTGAGTTCCTAGGAAGCAATTCTGATTATTTCTACGAAGATGTTACTACTTATTTACGTAAActctttataacttttgaacggtttgaCCGATTAAAATACGGTTCCGCGTTGATTGAATCACTTCGGCCGTAGATTTTAAGATTTTGTCAGATCGTTTTTAAAGACGAGTGTTATCTTTTTGTGCTTTAAAAAACACATGAAATTCCCCAGACTATatcaaaatcgattgattcgttCGGGAGATATTGCAATtttaaatcttcaaaaaagttttgtgTCAATACAACTTGGAGAACTCGAAAATGTATAAAAGTTGTTGTATTGAACTCGAAGAGTATAAAACTTTGgaatatgaaatttttcgaaCATATTAAGCTCGAATATAGCAGAAAGTTTCCGAAATGGCctgcagggtcaaccgtttttcagatttttttttattcatttttgtcgttatatttaatacattCCTAAGAGcatatttcttttttacaaaagcaaaaaattgtatttaattatctttcgaaaacccaaaaaaataattgattattattattatatcaaatttaataatttatcgaataaattgagtacttaattatttagtaaacaAGCATCTATATCGCGAGAAGAAAgtatagctaaaaatttagtacaacgaatttttttcataatcttCTTTGTTACGTTGTTAAAAACGATATTGCATCacattagtttttaataatacaataagtTATGAAATGATACTTGCCTActaattgtataaatttttgtgattttttgcATAATATGCCATATGTATTATTgtcaaatcaaattttaataaatatctatgtatttatatttatgaaaattcttaattaaggACTAACCATATCTGCTTGAATGTAAATTACATTTGTTAACGAAAGTATGAGGttgttaaaatttctttattatttatattattacttttatagcttctaatttaaaataaacaattttaatcactcatttattatttgttgttCTTGTAttcaaattgatatttttacaataaaatttatttattgactattcattattattccaCGTCAGGGAGTCTAAAGTTAGCTCACaactgacattttttttcttttaaggggttatacgcagttgcaaagctaaaaaaacaacatttttttatgaattttttctagacacagtttttaattatcaattacaagtgatggttatttaaatagagcctactttcaagaatacaatagcgcgtcaatcatgtaaaaatataaatgtgcaCCGCTCCTGTAAAAGATGTTCTGAACGACCTCTAAAAAAAAGGCGCTTGGCGGTGATCTCCATTTCGGTGGTTTGgattatctgaaatcaaaaaatacgGTGAATTCTTTTACAGGATAGATTAATGCAGGTATTGGACGaaggaataagaaaaattttgatttttgacaaaatggcgtctatttgtaaaaaatttttcgtttttgttgaaaaacaattttccaaattgttaaaaaaaaaaaatagtaataatttctTGAATCTTATTCCTTCGTCCAATACCTGCATTAATCTATCCTGTAAAAGAATTCaccatattttttgatttcagataatcCAAACCACCGAAATGGAGATCACCGCCAAGCGCCTTTTTTTTAGAGGTCGTTCAGAACATCTTCTACAGGAGCGGtgcacatttatatttttacatgattgacgcgctattgtattcttgaaagtaggctctatttaaataaccatcacttgtaattgataattaaaaactgtatctaaaaaaaattcataaaaaaatgttgtttttttagctttgcaactgcgtataaccccttaattgtaaatatttttattttacttggaAACATACCTTGAAGTtgaaaaaaccaaaaaatatcCCTTTAGATTTTGGAGAAACAGAAgtgtcttaattttttattttgttttttaattataaaaaaacatatttataattgtaagAAGATGTCAGCTATGTGCTAACTGAAACTCGTTCCAagccattaaaaaattaataaaatcgaatgtgaataaagaaaacaaaagaatgataaaaaaatttagtttattaagttttttcatttaaaataaagttttcaGGTATTTTTGCATtctgtattatttaaatttggaGGAAATTTCAATAGAGTTGccaagttattttttagatatgaTATAGGTTCTCTTATCATGAATGCTGTAGTTCTTAACcgtagttaaaaaattcaattatcatggagaatagaatagaaaaaaaaaagttggaaAATCTAGAATAGCAAGTTGCTCGTGCTCGTTTTaccacgaaaaaaaaatcagttacAGAATAAAAAACATCAGTAagaaatgatactgaaatcagtAGACATCTGacagtttttgaaatttttataaccaatcaatcattataaaaaaaataatttaaaaaattcgcactttcaattttttttaatttctaaatgaggaattttttgctaaatttttgaagtataatttaattattataaaaatctaaaaaattgttaatgtcTGTTAGATTCAGTATCATTAATAagaacgataaaaaaattgaaattgaatttgGCGCTCCAAATACGAGCACGTATGGAGCCTGCAAACGAGATATACACAGTagttatttaattgtaatatgTCAGAAAATGAGAGAGAAATGAGTATAAGAAGCGCTCACAATATAAATAAGGACATCATCCACTACTTCTATATATTTAGATTATTATGTCAGTTTGAAGagtattaaaattcatttattatataaaacgCGAAGAATTTGAAtagttatttttcatatagttctttctcataaatttaaaacctcttaaaaaaaaaaaaaaatgagacttattaataatatttgtcaATAGTTATCGTGTCTCTTGTAAACCAAATTATTCATTGCCGTCACTGGTTTTTTGGGCTACAACTttgtttatcaataaaataaatccaaaaattataCTAAGAATAATCACAGTTAAATTATCTACATGTTTGTATAGTAGTTTGTCTATTTTGTCGGCTGAAAACAGTGTAATGGAACTTTTTgtgagaaattttaattaacttatgcttatttttaaattattatatataatctaaaTTTTTCGCACCCTCTAGTGGCGCCATCATTACAAGTTTCGAAAATGATTGACGCCATTTTGTTTTGAACGTGTCACTAACTTCAGGATTTTTCTCGGCATTACTGTTTACCGGCCTGAGAGTTAATGTGTGGTGTTCAGAGTGTTTGCAGTTAGCATTGAGTCTAACAACCTCTTTCATTGAATTTgtgttgaataatttttttttaaccactaaaatataaagtcagttttaaataaacaagttGAAATTCAATTGTCATAATTGACaatatattaacaattaaaaacaataataataaaataatagttgataataaaataaataaagtaataataattaacccAACAAAAATGGATAACCCTGAGGAAGTGTTACAAGCTCTCGATGAATTTTGTAAAATGCGACCATCTGAAATTCCACGTGAACTTGAAGATTATCTCTGTTTTGTTGCTAAAACTGGTGATCCAGTATATCAATGGTCATTAATAAAACCATTATTTCGTGAAAAATTAGTACGTGTGATGAcggatttttatgaaaattgtcCGGCGCTTGATTTGGCATCAAGCCCAAATCTTGAGCATTTCAATTACGACATTATGAAATGCAATCTTCTTGAACTTTTGGAATCATTTGCAAGTGCTCCCTTCACCGTTCAAAGAAtatgtgaattattgacatcaCCACGTAAAGAATATAACCGTGTTGATAAGTTTATGCGAgccattgaaaaaaatatacttgtTGTGTCAACAAAAGAACCTGGTCCAACAGCAAGACGAAGTGAAAACGGTGAGAGTATGTTGAATGGATCTATTGACGATGATAATATTACTCCTAACAATCAATCCTCCCAGGAAGTTGAAATGGAATCTTGGGTTAAAGATTGCACTGCTGACGCTAACTCATTATCACTTACACCAACAGACCATGATCAATCATTAGTTGATACTATTTCAccatcaaataaaatattaactaaaGATGTTAATACTAATAATCCATCGACTGAAGACAGTAGTAATTTATCAActcaagataataataaagaccAGTCATCAAGATTAGAAATGACGGTCTCCGGTTTTATATCTGCTGCTCACGATTTGTCGAGTACCCCATTAATAACAACTCCCAACTCTGTTCACGACACAATCACTACTGTTAATAATCTTTCTAACTCCACAGATCAGATATCATCAATCAATGATGTTTCCGAAGCAATCATCAATGAGGATACCAGCTCCCAACCAAGTTTGGATACCGAAAATGACAACAACTCTGAATCAAACACCAATAAAAAACTCCAAACAACATTTGAATCTAAAGATTTTGctggtaaattaaataatgaacttGCTGATAAGTTTTACACTGGTAGTAATTATAAAACTGAAGCTGaatcgataattaaaaatgatgatttaAGTAAGTGCATCGATGAAAAATTACACCAAGACTTGAAAGATGACAATCCTAAATCGGATGATGAGTCTAAATCATGTTACGACAGTAATTTGGAGTCAGAAACCCCGGAAAAACGTCCACGTTTAGACGCTGACATCGAtgaagtgaaaaataataaaattgataataatcgtAGTTTTTCAGTGGTTTCATCTCAAGACGAAACTGAAATAAACGACAGTAGTAGATTAATTGTCAGTGATACGGCAATTAAAAGTGACAAAACAGATAATTTATTAGGTAATGACAGAAATGATCAGGAATTACAGTCTGCGGAATCATGTTCACATGAAATACAATCAGAAGCAACATTTGTAGCTGAACAGGTGCCAAAATTAACATCTGATGATTCAAGAAGTAACCCGGAAAAATCAAATGAAGAAACCACAACAGAAGCACAGGAATGCTCAGAGGATACTCCAAAACCTATTATTGAAGAACCTCCATCAGAATCATCTTCGTCTTCATCTTCCTCTTCGTCAATATCATCACCATCGTCTTCATTAAATGAAAGCACACAAAAGAGTTCAAAAGCTGAtgataaacaaaatagtaGTGTTGTTATTCAAGAAGCTATGAATGATGACAGTAAGTTATTTAGTAATGCATCAATTAACGATCCTATTCCAATTATTGAAGAACCTAAAGATGAATTAACTAATATGGACACTGTACCAGGTACTCAATTAGAAATATCTGATTACA
The sequence above is drawn from the Cotesia glomerata isolate CgM1 linkage group LG4, MPM_Cglom_v2.3, whole genome shotgun sequence genome and encodes:
- the LOC123263306 gene encoding transmembrane protein 18, producing MSSSEFIATDTIDGVWPFLQSIEWKDPWLAILLAFHVAVTMTALMTRNHANFQIILFLILLLLVYFSESINEVAASKWMLFSKQQYFDSKGLFISIVFSVPILMNCMIMVASWLYQSSQLTTNLKRAQLRQRAKIRQTIESPPTTTNKSKDE
- the LOC123262608 gene encoding serine/threonine-protein phosphatase 4 regulatory subunit 2 — translated: MDNPEEVLQALDEFCKMRPSEIPRELEDYLCFVAKTGDPVYQWSLIKPLFREKLVRVMTDFYENCPALDLASSPNLEHFNYDIMKCNLLELLESFASAPFTVQRICELLTSPRKEYNRVDKFMRAIEKNILVVSTKEPGPTARRSENGESMLNGSIDDDNITPNNQSSQEVEMESWVKDCTADANSLSLTPTDHDQSLVDTISPSNKILTKDVNTNNPSTEDSSNLSTQDNNKDQSSRLEMTVSGFISAAHDLSSTPLITTPNSVHDTITTVNNLSNSTDQISSINDVSEAIINEDTSSQPSLDTENDNNSESNTNKKLQTTFESKDFAGKLNNELADKFYTGSNYKTEAESIIKNDDLSKCIDEKLHQDLKDDNPKSDDESKSCYDSNLESETPEKRPRLDADIDEVKNNKIDNNRSFSVVSSQDETEINDSSRLIVSDTAIKSDKTDNLLGNDRNDQELQSAESCSHEIQSEATFVAEQVPKLTSDDSRSNPEKSNEETTTEAQECSEDTPKPIIEEPPSESSSSSSSSSSISSPSSSLNESTQKSSKADDKQNSSVVIQEAMNDDSKLFSNASINDPIPIIEEPKDELTNMDTVPGTQLEISDYTKTDSDVPADSGTNDNPDNTEIQTQAESEELKVEDKNLINLDGNNDAVAVAATVSAADDLNKMLPTIPDLSNIPMEKEESMESESMEVDNEEPNPVFEQDEPMEQESGDQIRS